A genomic window from Triticum urartu cultivar G1812 chromosome 7, Tu2.1, whole genome shotgun sequence includes:
- the LOC125525328 gene encoding NAC domain-containing protein 75-like, with amino-acid sequence MDDGATATTGGGTSSGGHHLIGSRIEEHRKYMSESSCCPRCGHKIDQKLDWVGLPAGVKFDPTDQELIEHLEAKVQSGGTAAVAAPSHPLIDEFIPTIEGEDGICYTHPEKLPGVSKDGLSRHFFHRPSKAYTTGTRKRRKIQPPATVDASALSSAGSVAAGAAHQQQQQQQRSETRWHKTGKTRPVAVGGRQRGCKKILVLYTNFGKHRKPEKTNWVMHQYHLGESEEEREGELVVSKIFYQTQPRQCGVGDGASASVPASSTGTSAMERRRADRAGRSRAVRMTPSDMVNAAFHGTTRIQDFSFSQFRNNIEEVGMGGSDHQVVQVRADEGVLHRPAALHHQHPHQQQHHVVDEHDHRRHHHHYAGLQQEHHHSSTAAFHVSTPTDPIATLIAAPPVHQGSVVLAAPTAEPYGHGAPSYHNQEDERPHQTRKFDGRSTSGLEEVIMGCTSRRSKGGETSGSKEDTEWQYPSFWPSDNQDHHG; translated from the exons ATGGACGATGGTGCAACGGCAACGACAGGAGGAGGTACAAGCAGCGGCGGCCACCACCTCATCGGATCGAGGATTGAGGAGCACCGCAAGTACATGTCGGAGTCGAGCTGCTGCCCCAGGTGCGGCCACAAGATCGACCAGAAGCTG GATTGGGTGGGGCTGCCGGCCGGGGTGAAATTCGACCCgacggatcaggagctgatcgagcatcTAGAGGCGAAAGTCCAGTCCGGCGGCACGGCGGCCGTGGCAGCCCCGTCTCACCCTCTCATCGACGAGTTCATACCCACCATTGAGGGGGAGGATGGCATCTGTTACACCCACCCGGAGAAACTGCCAG GTGTGTCCAAGGACGGTCTGAGCAGGCACTTCTTCCACCGGCCGTCCAAGGCTTACACCACTGGTACCCGCAAGCGCCGCAAGATCCAGCCGCCGGCAACCGTGGACGCTTCCGCTCTCTCCTCCGCCGGATCAGTAGCTGCGGGTGCGGCtcaccagcagcagcaacaacagcagcGGAGTGAGACGCGGTGGCACAAGACTGGCAAGACGCGGCCGGTGGCTGTGGGCGGCCGACAGAGGGGGTGCAAGAAGATCTTGGTGCTCTACACCAACTTCGGCAAGCACCGGAAGCCCGAGaagaccaactgggtgatgcaccagtatcaccTCGGCGAGTCTGAGGAAGAGCGCGAGGGCGAGCTCGTCGTATCTAAGATCTTCTACCAGACGCAGCCGAGGCAGTGCGGCGTCGGGGATGGAGCCTCGGCATCAGTCCCGGCGTCTAGCACTGGCACGTCCGCCATGGAGAGGAGGAGGGCCGACCGTGCGGGCAGATCGCGGGCGGTGCGCATGACCCCGTCCGACATGGTCAATGCCGCATTCCATGGCACCACACGCATTCAGGACTTCAGCTTCTCACAATTCAGAAACAACATCGAGGAG GTGGGAATGGGAGGATCAGATCACCAAGTGGTGCAAGTTAGGGCTGACGAGGGAGTGCTGCATCGTCCTGCAGCGCTTCACCATCAGCACCCCCACCAGCAGCAGCATCACGTCGTGGACGAGCACGATCAccggcgccaccaccaccactacgCCGGCCTCCAGCAGGAGCACCACCACTCGTCGACAGCGGCGTTCCACGTAAGCACACCGACGGACCCCATTGCCACGCTGATTGCGGCGCCGCCTGTCCACCAGGGCTCGGTTGTGCTTGCGGCGCCGACGGCGGAGCCCTATGGTCATGGGGCACCGAGCTACCATAATCAG GAGGATGAGCGGCCACACCAAACGCGAAAGTTCGATGGACGGTCGACTTCTGGCCTCGAAGAGGTGATCATGGGATGTACATCGAGGAGGTCCAAAGGAGGA GAAACATCAGGCAGCAAGGAGGATACAGAATGGCAGTACCCATCCTTCTGGCCTTCTGACAACCAGGATCATCATGGGTGA